GCCCTGCACGCCTTCTTCGCGCCCTACCCGGGCCTGGCCGGCCCGCTGTGGACAGCCGTGGCGGCGACCATGGCCGAACGCTACAAGTACGGGCGCAAGGCGATGGACTCGATCTACAGCGGCGCCGGCACCTTCTGGATCACTGGCTTCGCCGCGCTGTTCATGCTGCCGCTGGTCAGTTTCTTCCAGCCGGTGCTGCCGATTGCCCTGTCGCTGACGCTGATCCTGACCGGCTACATCTGCCTGATGGTCGGCTTCGAACAACTGAACAACAACACCGAACGTGGCATCGCCGGCACCATGGGTGTGGTGCTCGCCGTCTACGGCGCGGGCTGGGGCCTGGCCGCAGGCGCGGCGCTGTACATCCTGGTCGAGCGCACCCATCTGCTTAAATTCACCAGTGTCAAAGACCAGCGGCGCGAGACGACCGAAGCCGACTGACACCTTTCGTTCCATGCGCCGCGCTTGTCGCGGCGCCCCTGCTGTCGAGGTTGCACCATGCCCGAATTCAACGCCCCGCTGCGCGACATGCGCTTCGTCCTCCATGACGTGTTCCAGGCGCCGAGCCTGTGGGCACGCCTGCCGGCCCTGGCGGACACCGTCGATGCCGACACCGCCGATGCCATCCTCGAAGAGGCGGCCAAGGTCACCGGCAATCTGATCGCCCCGCTCAATCGCAGCGGCGACGAGGAAGGCGCGCAGTGGGAAGGCGGCGACGTGCGTACCCCGACCGGTTTCCGCGAGGCCTACGCCACATATATCGAAGGCGGCTGGGTCGGCCTGTCCGGCAACCCAGAGTACGGCGGCATGGGCATGCCCAAGATGCTCGCCGTGGCCTTCGAGGAAATGCTCTACGCCGCCGGCTCCAGCTTCGCGCTGTATTCGGCACTGAGTTCCGGCGCCTGCCTGGCCATCGATGCCCACGCCAGCGAAGCGTTGAAAACCACCTATCTACCGCCAATGTACGAAGGCCGCTGGGCCGGCTCCATGTGCCTGACCGAGGCCCATGCCGGCACCGACCTGGGCATCATCAGAACCAAGGCAGAGCCACAGGCCGATGGCAGCTACAAGGTCACTGGCAGCAAGATCTTTATCACCGGTGGCGAGCAGGATCTGACCGAGAACATCATCCACCTGGTGCTGGCCAAACTGCCGGACGCGCCGGCCGGGCCGAAGGGCATCTCGCTGTTTCTGGTACCCAAGGTAATGGTCAACGCCGATGGCAGCCTCGGCGAGCGCAACGCCGTAAGCTGCGGCTCCATCGAGCACAAGATGGGCATCAAGGCCTCAGCCACCTGCGTGATGAATTTCGACGGCGCCACCGGCTACCTGATCGGTGAGGTCAACAAGGGCCTGGCGGCGATGTTCACCATGATGAACTACGAGCGCCTGTCCATCGGCATCCAGGGCATCGGCTGCGCCGAGGCGTCCTACCAGTCGGCGGTGGCCTACGCCCGTGAACGTATCCAGAGCCGCGCCGCCACTGGTCCGGTCAATCAGGACAAGATCGCCGACCCGATCATTGTGCACGCCGACGTGCGCCGCATGCTGCTGACCATGAAGGCACTGAACGAAGGCGGTCGTGCCTTCGCCTGCTACGTTGGCCAGCAGCTCGATCTGGCCAAGTACGCCGAGGACGCCAGCGAGCGGCAGAACGCCGAAGCGCTGGTCGCCCTGCTGACTCCGGTGGCCAAGGCCTTCTTCACCGACACCGGGCTGGAAAGCTGCGTGCACGGCCAGCAGGTGTTCGGCGGCCATGGCTATATCCGCGAATGGGGCCAGGAACAACTGGTGCGTGACGTGCGCATCGCGCAGATCTACGAAGGCACCAACGGCATCCAGGCGCTCGATCTGCTCGGGCGCAAGGTAGTAGCCAACGGCGGTGCCGCGCTGCGCCTGTTCGCCAGCGAAGTCCGTGACTTCGCCCATGCCCATGAATCGCCCTTCGGTGATCGCCTGGTGGAAGCGCTGGAACGCCTGGAAGCGGTCAGCGGCTGGCTGCTGGAGCAGGCCAAGGTTGACCCGAACTCGGTCGGCGCCGCCTCGGTGGAGTACCTGCACCTGTTCGGCTACGTCGCCTACGCCTACATGTGGGCACGCATGGCCGCAGTGGCGCAGAACAAGCAGGCAGAGGATGAAGCCTTCTACGGCGGCAAGCTCGCCACCGCCGAGTTCTTCTTCGCCCGCCTGCTGCCGCGCACCCTGGGCCTGGAGGCGAGCATTCGGGGTGGTAGCCAGCCGCTTTATGGTCTGGCTGCCGAGCAATTTTGAAGACTGTGTCTGCGTTATCTGTGCCGGAGCTCATGGGGTGGACCGAACAGCCGCGTGGGCTAAAGCCCACCCTACAAGACCGTAGTCTGGAAGCGAGCATTCGCGCCGGCAGCCAGTCGTTGTATGGCCTGACTGCCGAGCAGTTTTAAACGTAGGGCGGGTGCAACCCGCCACCGCCGAATCGGCGGTTCCACAAGGTTGAGCGTGTTGCGCGGCGCTTCGGCGCCGCGCTTTTTTATTCGAGCCTCGGCTGGCCCCTGCCCAGCCGACGAGGAGCCCTTATGCGTGAAGTCGTAATCGTCGCTGCCTGCCGTACCGCCATCGGCAGCTTTCAGGGTGCGTTGAGCCGCATTCCCGCGCCACAACTGGGCGCGGCGGTGATCCGTGAACTGCTGGCCCGCACGGGAATCGAGGGTGAGCAGGTCGACGAAGTGATCCTCGGCCAGGTGCTCACCGCAGGCAGCGGGCAGAACCCGGCGCGGCAGAGCGTGTTGCTCGCCGGCCTGCCGCACACGGTACCGGCCATGACCCTGAACAAGGTCTGCGGCTCCGGCCTCAAGGCGGTGATTCTCGGCGCGCAGGCCATTCGTGGCGGCGATGCCGAGATCATCATTGCCGGCGGCCAGGAGAACATGAGCCTGGCGCCCTACGTCATGCCCGGCGCCCGCAGCGGCCTGCGCATGGGCCATGCGCAACTGGTCGACACCATGATTCAGGACGGCCTGTGGGACGCTTTCAACAACTACCACATGGGTATCACCGCCGAGAACCTGGCCGAGCAGTACGGCGTCACCCGTGCCGAACAGGACGCCTTCGCCCTGCGCTCGCAACAGCGCGCCCAGGCCGCCATCGAGGCCGGTCGCTTCGCCGATGAGATCGTCCCGCTGGACATTCCCCAGCGCGGTGCCGAGCCGCTGCGTTTTGCCCAGGACGAACAACCGCGCGCCGGCACCAGCCTGGATAGCCTGGGCAAGCTGCGCCCGGCGTTCAAGAATGACGGCACGGTAACTGCCGGCAACGCCTCGACGCTCAACGATGGCGCCGCCGCTGTGCTGCTGATGAGCGCCGAGAAAGCCGCCGAGCTGCAACTGCCGGTGCTGGCCCGTATCGCCGCCCACGCCAGCGCCGGGGTCGACCCGGCAGTGATGGGCATCGGCCCGGTATTCGCCAGCTGCAAGGCGCTGGAGCGTGCCGGCTGGAGCCTGGAACAGCTCGACCTGATCGAGGCCAACGAAGCCTTCGCCGCCCAGGCCATCGCCGTTGGCCGCGAGCTGCATTGGGACAGTGCCAAGGTCAACGTCAACGGCGGTGCCATCGCCCTCGGCCACCCCATCGGCGCCTCCGGCTGCCGCATCCTGGTCAGCCTGGTGCACGAAATGCAGCGTCGCGATGCCCGCCGTGGCCTGGCCACCCTGTGCATCGGTGGCGGCCAGGGTGTGGCCTTGGCCATCGAACGCTGAAACAATCGCCGCCACTGCACAAGAACAAGAGAATCCCCATGCGAACCCTGACCACCCTGACCGGCAACAGCCAGAAACTCGATGGCGGCGCCATGTTCGGCAACGCGCCCAAGGCCCTCTGGCAACGCTGGATGCCGGCCGACGAACTGAACCGCATCGACCTCGGCTGCCGCGCCCTGCTGGTGCAGGAAGACGCGCGCAACATCCTGGTGGAAACCGGTATCGGCGCCTTCTTCAGCCCCGAGCTGAAGCAGCGCTTCGGCGTGCAGGAAGACCAGCACGTGCTGCTCGACGAACTGGCGAAGGTCGGTTTGAGCGATGCCGATATCGATATCGTCGTGCTCACCCACCTGCACTTCGACCACGCCGGCGGCCTGCTCGCCGCCTGGCAGGATGGCGAGCCGGCACGCCTGCTGTTTCCCAACGCGCGCTTCGTCACCGGTCGACGTCAGTGGCAGCGAGCCTGCACGCCACACGCCCGCGATAAGGCCTCCTATATCCCGGAACTACTGGCTCTGCTGGAGGCAAGCGGACGCCTGCATCTGATCGATGAAACCGAGCACTGCGAATTGCTCGGTAGCGACTGGCGCCTGCACTGGAGCGACGGCCACACGCCCGGCCAGTTGCTGCCGGAAGTGGCCATGCCGGGCGGGCCGGTGGTGTTTCCCGGCGACCTGATTCCCGGCGCACCCTGGGTGCACCTGCCGATCACCATGGGCTACGACCGCTTCCCCGAAGGCCTGATCGAGGAGAAGGAAGCACTGCTGAGCGACCTGCATGCTCGCGGCGGCCGGCTGGTATTCACCCACGACCCGGACGTGGCCATGGGTCGGGTAACGCGAGACGCAAAAGGCCGCTACGGGCTCGATGCAGCGGTAAAAGCAGCGCATCTGCTGGCAAACTGACGCCATCAGCCCTTGACGAGCCGGCCATGCAGCGCGAGCATGGCCGCTTGTTTTTTCGCCGTGGTCACGACCACACCAGCATCCCCAAGGAGGGGGTTGTGCCTGGCCAGCGTGAGACTGGCCGTGGTGCCGTACCCACCTCGACAGCCCTGGGGGAATCGCTTCATGAGCCTGGCCTCTGTACGCGCCTTCTTCGCCGCCAAGGCGCCCGACATCACGATCATCGAATTGCAGACCAGCACCGCCACCGTGGCGCTGGCGGCCGAAGCGCATGGCGTGGCGCCAGGGCAGATCGCCAAAACCCTGGCCTTCCGCATCGCCGAGCGTGACGTGCTGATCGTCGCCCGTGGCGATGCGCGCATCGACAATCGCAAGATGAAGGAATGCTTTGGCACCAAGGCACGCATGCTCGATGCGCAAACGGTGGTCGAACTGACCAGCCATCCGGTCGGCGGCGTTTGCCCATTCGGCCTGGCCACGCCCCTGAGCGTCTACTGCGACCGCTCGCTGCTGGCTTTCGATGAAGTGCTGCCAGCGGCCGGCGCCACCCACAGCGCGGTACGCATCGCCCCGCAGCGCATGGCCGAACTGGTCGGTGCCGAGTGGATCGACGTGTGCCAGGAAGTGGAAACGGCAACCTGCTGAACGGGCGACGTCGGGTGCACCCCGCGCCCCGGGGCGTTTGCGGATTAACTCCAGGCTACGCACCGCCCCCAAAAACCGGTGCGCACAGCGCACCCTACGGCGCCCTGGCACCATCTCGGGTTGCATCCGGGCTACAGATTTCCAGACACCGCAGCCTTCCGTAGCCCGGATGCAATCCGGGGCCAGTTATCAGAAAGTGGCGTATCTCGTTGGCCTACAACCCGCCGCTGACGCCTAGGCTGAAGCCCAGCGCGGTGGCCAGCGAGAACGGCAACAGCAGGGTATCGAGCAGCGCGCTGGCCGGCAGATCCAGCCCCGCGTAACGCGGTGCCTCGGCGCCGAAACGATCCAGCGGGCAGCAGCCGCCATTGATCGTGTACCAATCCAGCCGCGTACCGGCGTAAACCACCGGCGCACCGGGCTTGGCCGCATCCAGCGTGCGCACCGTGGCACAGCCGCTCAGGCTCAGCAGCGCCACAGCGCAAACGAACAGCCGCACGGAGTTAGTCATCCGACACCACATGATGCTCGCCCCAGCGCGGCAGCATGTCCTGCGGGATGTTCAGGCAATTGAGGATGCGCGCGACAACGAAGTCCACCAGATCATCCAGCGTCTGCGGCTGGTGATAGAAGCCGGGCGAAGCCGGCAGGATGGTCACGCCCAGATTCGACAGCTTGAGCATGTTTTCCAGATGGATACTCGAATACGGCGCCTCGCGCGGCACCACGATTAACTGGCGACGCTCCTTCAGCGCTACGTCGGCGGCACGCTCGATCAGGTTGTTGCAGGCACCGCTAGCGATGGCCGACAAGGTGCCGGTGCTGCACGGCACCACCACCATGGCCGTTGGCGCGCCGGAGCCGGAAGCGGCCGGGGCCATCCAGTCTTCCTTGCCATAGACGCGGATCTGCCCCGCCGCCGCACCGGTGTACTCGGTAAGAAACTGCGCCATGGCCTGCGGCTTGGCCGGCAGCGCCACGTCGGTTTCGGTGGCCATCACCAGTTGTGCCGCCTTGGAAATCAGGAAATGAACCTCGCGTTCTTCCTGCACCAGACAATCGAGCAGGCGCAGGCCGTATTGCGCGCCCGAGGCGCCGGTCATCGCCAGCGTTATGCGTTCCGGACCTGACATTCAACCCTCCAGTGCAGCGGCCAGCTTGCCGTGCAAACCGCCAAAACCGCCGTTGCTCATGACCACCACCTGCGTACCCGGTCGCACCAGCGCCTTCACGCCGTCGATGATCGACTCCAGCGAGTCGCACACGCGCGTCGGGTTCGGCGCCTGCGCCACGGTGGCGGCCAGGTCCCAGCCGAGATTCGGCGGCGCATACCAGAACACCGCATCGGCCTGCCCGGCCGATTCGGCCAGACCGTCACGGTGCGCACCGAGCTTCATCGAGTTGGAGCGCGGCTCGATCACCGCAATCACCTGGGTATCGTCGCCGACACGCTTGCGCAGGCCGTCGAGCGTGGTAGCGATGGCCGTGGGGTGGTGGGCGAAATCATCGAAAATGGTCACGCCATTGACCTCGGCGACCTTCTCCATGCGCCGCTTGGCGTTGACGAACCGGCCCAGCGCCTCGATGCCCAGCGCCGGCACCACGCCGACATGGCGCGCCGCAGCGAGTACGGCCAGGGCGTTGGCGACGTTGTGTTGGCCGGTCAGGTTCCACTCCACGGTACCCTCGACCTTGCCGTCGAAGCTCACCTCGAAGCGCGAGCCATCGGCGCTGAGCAAACGCGCCTGCCACTGGCCACCTTCACCAGTGGTCTGCACGGGCGTCCAGCAGCCCATCTCGATCACCCGCGCCAACGCGGTTTCGCTGGCCGGGTGGATGACCAGGCCTTCGCTGGGAATGATCCGCACCAGATGGTGGAACTGCCGCTCGATAGCAGCCAGATCCGGGAAGATGTCTGCGTGATCGAATTCCAGGTTATTGAGGATCGCCGTGCGCGGACGGTAGTGGACGAACTTGCTGCGCTTGTCGAAAAAGGCGCTGTCGTACTCGTCGGCCTCGACCACGAAGAAGGGTGTCTCGCCCAGGCGCGCGGAAATGCCGAAGTTCTGCGGCACACCGCCGATCAGAAAGCCTGGCGCCATGCCGGCGTGCTCCAGCACCCAGGCCAGCATGCTGGAACTGCTGGTCTTACCATGGGTGCCGGCCACCGCCATCACCCAACGGCCCTGCAGCACGTGGTCAGCCAGCCACTGCGGGCCGGATACATAGGGCAAGCCCTTGTTCAGTACGTATTCGACGGCGGGATTACCACGACTCATGGCGTTGCCCACCACCACCAGATCCGGCGCCGGCTGCAAGTGCGCGGGGTCATAGCCCTGCATCAGCTCGATGCCCTGAGCCTCCAATTGCGTGCTCATGGGCGGGTAAACGTTGGCATCGGAGCCGGTGACGCGGTGGCCAAGCTCCTTGGCCAGCACCGCGAGCGAACCCATGAAGGTGCCGCAGATGCCGAGAATATGGATATGCATGAATGACCTCTTGAGGTGCCCTATTCACCGGGCTTAACGCGATGGCGGCAGGTTAGCACAGCGTCCGACGGGCGGCTGCTGCGCCCTGTTCAGACCAGGACGCGAAAACCAAGTTGCCCGGCCGGTAAAAATCAAACGCTTGCTTGGATTGCGCATTCAACTGGCTTTGAGGCAGCATCGACCGAGTCGCTGGCATATACAGCTGCATCGCCGCTGCTGCCCACCACAAAGAGAAGCCGAGGCCCACCATGCGCATCGTCCAAGCCACCCTGGAGCACCTGGATCTGTTGACCCCGCTGTTCGTCAAATACCGCGAGTTCTACAACGAGCTGCCCTACCCCGAGTCGTCGCGCAAGTTTCTCGAGAAGCGCCTGCGCCGCAAGGAGTCGGTGATCTACCTGGCCCTGGCCGACGACGAAGACAAGCTGCTCGGCTTCTGCCAGCTCTACCCCAGCTATTCCTCGCTGTCGCTCAAACGCGTGTGGATTCTCAACGACATTTATGTAGCCGAAGACGCTCGCCGCCAACTGGTGGCCGACCGTCTGCTGCACACGGCCAAACAGATGGCCAAGGACACCAACGCCGTGCGCATGCGCGTAGCCACCAGCCGCGACAACGAAGTGGCGCAGAAAGTCTACGAGTCCATCGGCTTCGTCGAGGACGAGCAATTCAAGAACTACGTGCTGCCGATCAACGTCGACTGAGCCAGCGAGCGCTCGCCACGGCTTGCCGCGAACGGCCACCGCCCTTATGGTGGCCGGGTTTTCCGCCACGAAGCATTCCCCATGTGGTCACTCAAGGCCTGGCGCCGTCGTCGCATTCTCGAACGCAACCCCGTCGATCCGACTCACTGGGCCGAGGTTCGCAAGCGCCTGCCCATCCTTGATGGCCTCGAAGAACACGAAGAGCAGCACCTGCGCGAACGCGCCGTGCTGTTCCTGCATGACAAGCACCTGACAGCACTGCCCGGCCTCGAACTCGGCCTGGTCGAACACCTGCTGCTGGCGGCTCAGGCGCAATTGCCCCTGCTGCACCTGGGCGATCTGGACTGGTACCGGGGTTTTCACGAAATCGTCCTCTACCCGGATGACTTCATCAGCCCGCAGCGCCACCGCGACGCCAGCGGCATCGAACACGAATGGGACGACGCGCGCAGCGGCGAGGCCTGGCAACAGGGCCCGGTGATCCTCGCCTGGCCCGGGGTCGAGGCCAGTGGCGGCTGGGAAGGTTACAACCTGGTGATCCACGAACTGGCACACAAGCTGGACATGCTCGAAGGCGGCGCCAATGGCCTGCCGCCGCTGCACCGCGACATGCGCGTGCAGGACTGGGCCCACGCCATGCAGAGCGCCTATGACGCCCTGAACGCCGAGCTGGACGCCAACCCCGAGGCCGAAACCGCCATCGACCCTTACGCCGCCGAAGACCCGGCGGAATTCTTTGCCGTCACCAGCGAATACTTCTTCACCGCCCCGGACCTACTGGCCGACGCCTTCCCGGATGTCTACCGGCAACTGGCGCTGTTCTACCGTCAGGACACACTCGCCCGATTGCAGCGTTTGCAGGCGCAACACCCCGATTACCAGGAGGTCGAAAACGCGACCAATGGCTGAGTAGGACGCCGTAGTAACGCACTGCGAATACGCCTATAATGCGCCCCACTTTTTTGGCCCTCCCTGGGAGTTTCCCCCATGAGCTACAGCAAGATCCCGGCTGGTAAAGACCTGCCGAACGACATCTACGTTGCCATCGAAATCCCGGCCAATCACGCGCCGATCAAATACGAGATCGACCACGATACCGATTGCCTGATGGTCGATCGCTTCATGGCCACTCCGATGTTCTACCCGGCCAACTACGGTTTCATCCCGCACACCCTGGCCGATGACGGCGACCCCCTCGACGTGCTGGTCGTGACCCCTTACCCGGTTGCTCCGGGTTCGGTGATCCGCGCCCGTCCGGTCGGCGTCCTGCACATGAGCGACGAAGCCGGCGGCGACGCCAAGCTGGTTGCCATACCACACGACAAACTGACCGTTCTGTACAAGGACGTTCAGGAATACACCGACCTGCCCGCACTGCTGATCGAACAGATCAAGCACTTCTTCGAGAACTACAAGGATCTCGAGAAGGGCAAGTGGGTCAAGGTAGAAGGCTGGGGCAACGCTGAAGAAGCCCGTGGCCTGATCAACAAGGCAGTCGCGGCTTATCAAAAATAAGCCCTGACAACCTCCGAAAAGCCGGCCACAAGCCGGCTTTTTTATGCCTGCAGTCCCGCCCTGAACAAGGCTTACAGCGTTCATTTCCATGCAGCCGCCTGCATCTCACACCTACCGCATCCGATAATCGCACCATTTTGTGCACAGACATCATCCAGGCTTGGATGCTTACAAGCCTTGCCATTCCTGGCTTTCAGACTTTATTCAGATATTTTTCGGCGCTCGTCAGTGGCCCTGAGCAGGCCGCGCAATTGACTGGATTAACCAGTTAGTACATTTTCTCTCGCTGTCACGTCACAACAACAAGAGACAGCCCATGACGCCCTGCATTCTGGTACTCAATGGCCCCAATCTGAACCTGCTCGGCACGCGCGAACCGGCCACCTACGGGCATGAGACCCTCGCCGATATTTCCCAACTCTGCGCAGACACGGCCGCCGAACACGGCTTGAAGATCGAGTTTCGTCAGACCAATAACGAAGGTGAACTGCTCGACTGGATTCATGCAGCGCGTGGGCGCTGCGCCGGCATTCTGATCAATCCGGCAGCCTGGACCCACACCTCGGTAGCCATTCGCGATGCGCTGGTGGCCAGCGAGCTGCCGGTGATCGAGGTGCACCTGTCCAATGTGCACAAGCGCGAAGCGTTCCGTCATCACTCTTTCGTCTCGCCCATCGCCGTGGGCGTGATCTGCGGGCTCGGCAGCCAGGGCTACCGCCTGGGCCTGCAGTACTTCGCTCACTCGCTCAAGGATTAAGCAACATGTCATCCGTTACCCATGGCATTCTTGCCGGCCTGATTGGCAAAGGCATTCAGGCCTCCCGCACGCCCGCCCTGCACGAACGGGAAGGCGATGCACAGGGCCTGCGTTATCTCTATCGACTGATCGACCTGGACAAGCTCGGCCTGGATATCGACGCGTTGCCGAGCCTGCTCGATGCCGCGCAGCAGATGGGCTTTACCGGCCTCAACATCACCTTTCCGGCCAAGCAGGCGATCATCCCGTTGCTCGATGAGCTGTCGAGCGAGGCGCGTGGCATTGGCGCGGTGAACACCGTGGTACTCAAGGACGGCAAGCGTGTCGGTCACAATACCGACTGCCTGGGCTTCGCCGAGGGTTTTCGCCGTGGCCTGCCCAATGTATCCCGTCGACGCGTGGTGCAGATGGGCGCGGGCGGTGCCGGTGCCGCCGTGGCGCATGCACTGCTGGCAGAAGGTGTCGAGCGACTGTGCATTTTCGAAGTGGAACCCGGCCGCGCCCAGGCCCTGGCGGACAATCTCAACGCACACTTCGGCAGCGAGCGTGCCGTGGCAGGCACCGACCTGGCTGCCGAAGTGGCAGCAGCCGACGGTCTAGTCAACACAACGCCGGTGGGCATGGCCAAACTGCCCGGCACACCGCTGCCGGTTGAGTTGCTGCACAGCGGGTTGTGGGTAGCCGAGATCATCTACTTCCCGCTGGAAACCGAGCTGCTGCGCCACGCCCGCGCGCTGGGTTGCCGCACCCTGGACGGCGGCAATATGGCGGTATTCCAGGCGGTCAAGGCGTTCGAGCTGTTCAGCGGCCGCCCAGCCGATGCCGAGCGTATGCAGGCGCACTTCGCTAGTTTCCGCTGAGCTTGCCCCAGGCGGGGCGCATCATACGCCCCTCCGCCTCTCATCCTGCTAGCCGAGAATCGGCTTCAACAGCGCCTGCGCCTCGTACAGCGGGGTGAGATAGCGCTGACGCATCTCGTCGATCGCCATCCGCGAGGCGTGAGTGGTCAGCGCCATCGCCGCCTTCAGCTCACCCTTGCGATCCCGTAGCGGCACCCCCAGAACGCGCATCCCCACTTCATACTCGCCGTCGACCGTGCAATAACCCTGACGATTGATCCTCTGCAGTTCTTCACGAAACTGCTCGGGATCGATTTGAGTGTAAGGCGTGAGATTGCGCAGCTCGATACGCTGCAGATACTGATCAAGTTCCTCTGCTGGCAAGTTGGCCAGCCAGATCCGCCCACTGGCCGTGCAGTACAGCGGCATGCGCGCGCCAGGGCGAATCGACAACGACGAAATATGGCTGTAGCGGCTACGCACGATATGCACGATGTCGTCGCCGTCACGCACGCCAACCGAGATGTGCTCACCAGTAATGCGCGCCACCTGCTCAACGATTGGCCGCAGCATCAGCGGCAATTGCGCCGAGTCCACATACGCCTGGCCAATACGCAATGCCTTGGCCGTCAGCCAGTAGTGGCGCCCATCCGTCTCGGCGAACCCTTCGTGCACCAGCGTCAGCAGAAAGCGCCGCGTCGCACTGCTGGTCATGTCGCAGCGCCGTGCCGCGTCGGGCACCGTCAGCCGAGGCGTCTCCACGCTGAACAGCTGCATCAGCGCCAGGCCCTTCTGTAACCCAGCAATCAGATCACGCGGATGGATCACCGGACTCTTCATATCGGCCTCAATTCATGCAAACACTGCGATTATCGCACTAGCACTGCGATAAACAACCAAAAACTCGATCTGCCGCGTTGTGAGGGGGGCAATGCTCGCCGCACCATGCTGGCCAACAACAACTCCAATACGCAGGCACCTTGCATGGTCAACGGCTCCACAGAACTGGTCGCGATCGTCGGCTCGCCCATCGCCCAGGTCAAATCCCCGGAAAACTTCAATCGCTGGTTCGAAGGCAACGCTCTGAACCGGGTGATGCTGCCAATCGACATCAGCGCCCAGGCACTATCCTCCTTCATCGATACCCTGCGCGGCTGGCAGAACCTGCGCGGCTGCGTGGTGACCATTCCCTACAAGCAGCAGGTGGTCGAGCACCTCGACGAACTCAGCGAGCGCGCCAGCGCCCTGCGCTCGGTCAACGTGATTCGCC
This region of Pseudomonas wenzhouensis genomic DNA includes:
- a CDS encoding shikimate dehydrogenase; protein product: MSSVTHGILAGLIGKGIQASRTPALHEREGDAQGLRYLYRLIDLDKLGLDIDALPSLLDAAQQMGFTGLNITFPAKQAIIPLLDELSSEARGIGAVNTVVLKDGKRVGHNTDCLGFAEGFRRGLPNVSRRRVVQMGAGGAGAAVAHALLAEGVERLCIFEVEPGRAQALADNLNAHFGSERAVAGTDLAAEVAAADGLVNTTPVGMAKLPGTPLPVELLHSGLWVAEIIYFPLETELLRHARALGCRTLDGGNMAVFQAVKAFELFSGRPADAERMQAHFASFR
- the ppa gene encoding inorganic diphosphatase; this translates as MSYSKIPAGKDLPNDIYVAIEIPANHAPIKYEIDHDTDCLMVDRFMATPMFYPANYGFIPHTLADDGDPLDVLVVTPYPVAPGSVIRARPVGVLHMSDEAGGDAKLVAIPHDKLTVLYKDVQEYTDLPALLIEQIKHFFENYKDLEKGKWVKVEGWGNAEEARGLINKAVAAYQK
- the aroQ gene encoding type II 3-dehydroquinate dehydratase, with translation MTPCILVLNGPNLNLLGTREPATYGHETLADISQLCADTAAEHGLKIEFRQTNNEGELLDWIHAARGRCAGILINPAAWTHTSVAIRDALVASELPVIEVHLSNVHKREAFRHHSFVSPIAVGVICGLGSQGYRLGLQYFAHSLKD
- a CDS encoding IclR family transcriptional regulator domain-containing protein, which encodes MKSPVIHPRDLIAGLQKGLALMQLFSVETPRLTVPDAARRCDMTSSATRRFLLTLVHEGFAETDGRHYWLTAKALRIGQAYVDSAQLPLMLRPIVEQVARITGEHISVGVRDGDDIVHIVRSRYSHISSLSIRPGARMPLYCTASGRIWLANLPAEELDQYLQRIELRNLTPYTQIDPEQFREELQRINRQGYCTVDGEYEVGMRVLGVPLRDRKGELKAAMALTTHASRMAIDEMRQRYLTPLYEAQALLKPILG